The window CTGAAAGGCTCCGGTGAACATGAAGCTCAGGAAGAGTGGCGCGCCGAATACGAACAGCACGCGCAGATAGGGAAGGGCATGCACCTGCACCTCCGGCGGAGCCTCCACGAGATCGAGCAGGTGGGGCGCCAGGAAATAGCCCGCCGGTGCCACGATGAACACGAGAATGTAAACGGATGCGAGAAAAGCTTCATAGGCCACGCGGCTCATGTTCTCCCGATCCTGCCGGCCGGCATAGCGGGATATGAGCACGTTCATTCCGTGGAAGAGGGACGCGATGAATACGACAATGACCAGGAATACTTGCCAGGCCACCCCAATCGCCGCGTTGGCCGCATTGGACTCAGAGGCAATGTAGTGTCCCACGAGGATGTGGTCCACCATCCCGTGGAGGCCGTTGACCAGATTGAGCAGCGTGACGGGCCACGCCAGCTTCCAAACGGACCAGACAATATTGCCGGAAATCAATTCGTCGTCGAATTTTCTCATGAAACAGGGCTTCAACTGCCGTCGAGGGCGGGTGGATTTCCGGGTGATTCAGGGAAGCCGTACTATAGCACGGGGACGCCGGGTGTTGATAGCCGTTTCAGCGTGCGCAACCCGCCCGCCCCCGGTCACCACCCCAATCAGTCGCGAAACTGCTCGTGGCAGGTATTGCAGGACTGGTTCAGGGCCTTGAAGGCGACCGTGGCGTTGTCCGGCTGGTTGGCGCGCAGGGCCTCCTCCAGTGCTGCTGCCGCGTCCAAGGCCCGCTTCATCTCCTGCTGGTACGCGGCGGGGCGCTCGGCCTCGGTCTTGAGGCGAAGAATCTCGGTGAAGCTCTCGCGGAGCTGGAGGGCTTCGTGGGCCGGTGCGATGTCCGGGTGGTCCGCCGGAGTTTTCCAGCCGGCCTTCTCCGCCAAGGCCAGGTTGTCCTTCTGGCGATCAATGAGCGCCATCGCCTCTTGAAAGGGTGGCGTATCCGCGCTCGCAGGAAAGGTGACGTCCACCGCGGCGATCTCTTCTTTCGTCGGTGGCGTAAAGGTGTCGATAATCTCATAAAGCCCGGTGTACTTCGCCGCCGTGCCCGCCGCCTTCAGAAAAGCATTCGCCTGGCCGGGTTTCCACTGGCCGGAGGCTTCCATACCCGCCGCCACGGCCGCCGGACCCCGATGCTTGCCGTGGTGGCAGTGGAAATAGACCGGCCCCTCGGTGTCCGTCAATACGCGGCCAAACTGGAGACCCCGCTCGCGGGAAAAGCCGTCATAGCCGATGGGAAGGTGGATGTATCGCAGGCCGTACTTCTTCGCCGTTTCCACATCGGGCTTTGCCCCGTCCACGCTGACAATGGTCTTGATGCCCAGATCGGCCAGGGCCTTCAGCGCTTCTTCCGTGTGGGGTTCGCCGCCGCTGTAGACGGACTCCGTCACCTGGAACACATTCTCGCAGCCGCTGACTTCGAGCTTATTCCAGTCCGCGCCCGGTTCCGCCGCCGCACAAAACAACAGTGCCAGTACAATCCACATAACGCCCTCCGTGATGCGGGCACACCGCCCGCCGTTGCCGCTGAGATAAGCAACTCCCGCGGGCGCACCACGCGCCCGCAGGAGACAAAACGCAGTCTACTTCTTGGAAAGATCGCGGTAGTAAAGCTCTTTCGCTTCCGCCGTCATGCCCGAGTTATGGCACTGGATTGCGAAGAAGCCCTTGGTGTACTCCATGTCCTCGTAGGTCGTCACGAGTTCGTCGTTAATGAAGATTTCAATCTTCGGTCCCACGGCCTTCACGCGCATGGCGAACCATTCGCCGTCTTTCGTGAGCAGCTTCGAGGCCTTGCCCACGCCCTTGCCCGGCTTCCAAAGCCAGCCCGTGTGGGCTTCCTGGCTGTTGCAGATCTGGGCCTCGTAGCCCTCCGGGTAGCCGTTCACATTGTCCGCCGGCGGATTGGCCCGGAAATAAAGACCGCTGTTCGCGTTTTTGCCCTCTTCGGTGACCGCAATCCGGAACATGCCCTTGACCTCAAGATCCGTAAGCTCCGGTCCGATGTAGATGTGGCCCTGCTTTCCGGGCGAGCGTCCCACCATGACGCCGTCCTTCACTTCCCACACCGCATCGCCGCGCGGCGTCCAGCCTTCCAGATCCTTGCCGTTAAAAAGGGAGATCCATTCGCCGCCTTCTTCGGCTTCCTTCTCCGCCGATGCGGCGGGTGCCGTCGCCGGGGCTTCCGCCGGCGCCTCATTTACCGTGCCCGAGCCCTCCGCCGGTGTGGCGGATTCGTCCGCGGGCGTGGATGCGGCCTCGGCAGGGGCCTCCGTGGCGGGGGCCGTCTCGCTCTTCGGACAACCCGCCAGCATCAGGGCCGGGAACAGGGCAAGCAACATAAGGTACTTTGATTTCATGGTCAAAACCTCCCTTAGTGGGTTTTCGATGGGGAAAGGCGGGCGGCGAAAAACAACGTCCCGACAACACCCGCCATTCTGTCGGATTGGCGGGAACAATACAACTTTTTGGGCGGGTAAGACGTCGTCGTATTGTACACACTCCGCAGTGGGTCCCCGATTCGGCACTTTGCCCCAACACCGAAGTCCACGAGTGCGCGCGGTTCATCCCTTGAGTCATTTCGGTCCCACGTCACCGCCGACCGCTTCACTGCGCAAGCTTTCAATACGGGTACGGAGCGAATCTTCGAATGCGCAAGTGGCAGATGACGGATTTGAGTCCTCGACGAACACTACCACCCGATCGGGCGTGGACAGCTCGGAGACGGAGACTTGAATACCCGGTGACTCATAGCGCACCAGGCAAGCCGGCGGGAATGAATCACTTCTGGTGTAACCGTGGATGCGAGCCTCTTCTTCCACAGCGCGGAGCACGGTCTCGCGCGGCACCGCACTCTCCCGCACATAAACGCTTCTCGAACGGCTAACCTGGACCGCCCCCAAGTCGGCAAGCGCCGCTTGCACCTGAGAGGAATATTCGTGCCGTCCCCAATCATTGAGCGTGAGCTGCAGTTCGTTCGGCGATTGGTCGCGGTAAATGGCTAGAGAAAAGTCTCGTGTGGAATATCGGGTCTCCAGACCGTGGAAGTGCTCGGGGCCAGGCTTATTTTCGGTCAGATCATACGTTGCGGCAATTGCCCGTATGCGGTCCAATACTGCGTCCGGCGCTTCCTTGGTCAGCGAAAGTGTCAGCTCTACTACTTGCCGTTTGTCTTCCCGCGCCAACTGGTCTGCAACACGAGAAGTTACCCAATCTGGCGCAGGCATTTCACCGCCGCATTCCTCCATGTCTTCGCCTTTGTACACCAACCCCAGAATCTGCCGAAGATTCGGTACACCTGCGACCTCTGGGTCGACGGCGTCGAACTCATAAAAGACGAGATCGAACGTGTCTTCCCCAGTGGCGCGCGACGCCCATTCGAGATCGCCAGCTTCAACCGTATACTCTCGCTGCAGTAGCGGTCGCCCCTCGCGGTCCCGAAGCGACACGAATACTCTCTTCTCGGTCTTGTCGACATAGGCATGCCCCGCCGCCCCGTTTACGTATACGGAAATCCGTCGGTCATGGGTCTCCCAATTGGTGCCTTCGGGCAGATAAGACGTCCCGCCCACATAGGTGTGCATGCAGGAACTCAGCAGCGGAGTCATGGCGACCAGCCCCGCCGTGATAAGGCCCTTTTTCAGTCGCAGCATAGCTCTTTCCTCCGCTTCGCCTTGGCGCTTTCGCATTACTGCCGCGCCAACGTCACCTCGTTGTTCTCTTCAAACACCTCCGCCACGATATCGCCCGGATCCACGAACACGGATTCCACCACCGATTCACCCTTTGTGGTGATCGTAACCGTCGTGCGTCGGGCCGCCAGATCGCTCCGGGGCGTATCGATGTGGGCGATTCGCTCCTCCGCCAGCACGATTCCCTTCCTGTCGATCAGTGCCACTTGAACGTTATACGCCGCCACCCCGCCCAGATTGTGCACCGTGACCGTCACGGTGTTGCCATCGATCTGAATATCCTCGTGCGAAATCGCCAGGTCGGCGAGCTGCGCCGGATGCTCCACAGCGCCGATCCGATTGATGGATATTATCGTGTTCTGGCCCGCCGGTACATTGAACGGCACGGTGCTGAATCGACTTAGTTGAACCGTGGCCACTTCCCGCACGGCATCAGCGTCGATAGCTCCGTCGTCGTCCAGATCGGCGCCGACCGCCACCTCGTACGTGCCTGACTCAAGCCGCCACACGCGCATCGCGCATTCAACCGGCTCCTCGTCAAAGTTATAGCAATTCACCACCAGCCGCGTATCGTCGGCATACGAAACCAGCCGCGAGAAATCGGGCGAATCGACATCTTCCCAGCTTACCGCGATGGAGGGGGGGAAGGGCTCGGTGTAGGCCTGCAGGCGTCCGCCGAGTGCCGCGCTGGTGAGCACTTCGCGGCCGATACCCCGCTGATTATCGGTGTGGACCCGCGCCTCGGTAAGCCCGAAAACTGCGAGGTCGTCCACCTTTTTAACGGCGT is drawn from Candidatus Hydrogenedentota bacterium and contains these coding sequences:
- a CDS encoding DUF1080 domain-containing protein produces the protein MKSKYLMLLALFPALMLAGCPKSETAPATEAPAEAASTPADESATPAEGSGTVNEAPAEAPATAPAASAEKEAEEGGEWISLFNGKDLEGWTPRGDAVWEVKDGVMVGRSPGKQGHIYIGPELTDLEVKGMFRIAVTEEGKNANSGLYFRANPPADNVNGYPEGYEAQICNSQEAHTGWLWKPGKGVGKASKLLTKDGEWFAMRVKAVGPKIEIFINDELVTTYEDMEYTKGFFAIQCHNSGMTAEAKELYYRDLSKK
- a CDS encoding cytochrome c, whose protein sequence is MWIVLALLFCAAAEPGADWNKLEVSGCENVFQVTESVYSGGEPHTEEALKALADLGIKTIVSVDGAKPDVETAKKYGLRYIHLPIGYDGFSRERGLQFGRVLTDTEGPVYFHCHHGKHRGPAAVAAGMEASGQWKPGQANAFLKAAGTAAKYTGLYEIIDTFTPPTKEEIAAVDVTFPASADTPPFQEAMALIDRQKDNLALAEKAGWKTPADHPDIAPAHEALQLRESFTEILRLKTEAERPAAYQQEMKRALDAAAALEEALRANQPDNATVAFKALNQSCNTCHEQFRD